In a genomic window of Virgibacillus sp. SK37:
- a CDS encoding coenzyme F420-0:L-glutamate ligase has protein sequence MERVVGTVVRGLRCPIINEGDQIEEIVVDSVLKASETEKFAIQERDIVTLTESIVARAQGNYASVEDIAKDVSTKFGEDTVGVIFPILSRNRFSNCLTGIAKGAKKMVLMLSYPSDEVGNHLVDLDSLDEKGINPWTDVLSEDDFRTHFGFMKHTFTGVDYIEYYKSLVEAQGIECEVIFSNSPRTILDYTTSVLACDIHTRNRTKRILKENGGKKVYGLDDILSAPVNGSGYNEEYGLLGSNKSTDEAVKLFPRDCQPVVERIQQMILEKTGKNVEVMVFGDGAFKDPVGKIWELADPVVSPAYTKGLDGRPNEIKLKYLADNSFSELKGEELQKAISEFIDNKGEDLVGAMEAQGTTPRKLTDLIGSLSDLTTGSGDKGTPIVYIQGYFDNYTK, from the coding sequence GTGGAAAGAGTTGTGGGAACCGTTGTTAGAGGGCTTCGTTGTCCAATTATTAATGAAGGTGATCAAATAGAAGAAATTGTCGTCGATAGTGTGTTGAAAGCATCCGAAACGGAAAAATTCGCAATACAGGAACGTGATATTGTAACGTTAACCGAATCGATTGTAGCACGCGCGCAAGGTAATTATGCTTCTGTTGAGGATATAGCAAAAGATGTTTCAACTAAATTTGGCGAAGATACAGTTGGAGTGATTTTTCCAATTTTGAGCCGAAATCGCTTCTCCAATTGCTTAACAGGTATTGCGAAGGGAGCGAAAAAGATGGTTCTTATGTTGAGCTATCCGTCTGATGAGGTAGGAAACCATCTTGTGGACTTAGATTCCTTAGACGAAAAGGGAATTAATCCGTGGACAGATGTGCTATCCGAAGATGACTTTCGTACCCATTTTGGATTTATGAAGCATACCTTCACTGGTGTAGATTATATTGAATACTATAAGTCCCTTGTAGAAGCGCAGGGAATTGAATGTGAGGTAATCTTCTCCAATAGTCCGAGGACAATCTTAGATTATACGACAAGCGTACTTGCTTGCGATATTCATACTAGAAATCGGACAAAACGTATTCTAAAAGAAAATGGTGGCAAGAAAGTCTACGGTCTTGACGATATTCTTTCAGCTCCTGTAAATGGAAGTGGCTATAATGAAGAATACGGTTTGCTCGGCTCTAATAAATCTACTGATGAAGCTGTAAAGCTTTTTCCTAGAGACTGTCAGCCAGTCGTTGAACGGATCCAGCAAATGATTTTGGAGAAGACCGGCAAGAATGTTGAAGTAATGGTTTTTGGTGACGGCGCGTTTAAGGATCCAGTTGGTAAGATTTGGGAATTAGCTGATCCAGTTGTATCTCCAGCTTATACAAAAGGACTTGACGGCAGGCCAAACGAAATTAAATTAAAGTACCTTGCAGATAATAGCTTTTCTGAGTTAAAAGGTGAAGAGCTGCAAAAGGCGATTTCCGAGTTCATTGACAATAAAGGAGAAGACCTTGTTGGTGCAATGGAGGCTCAGGGAACAACTCCTCGTAAGCTGACAGATCTTATTGGCTCACTTTCTGATCTAACTACTGGAAGTGGAGACAAAGGTACGCCAATTGTTTATATACAAGGGTACTTTGATAACTATACGAAATA
- a CDS encoding ROK family protein, translating into MIVIDIGGTAIKFGVLTKDGELLYHDSMPTEAHQGGMALVKKIIDICDKLMKSWVVSGVAISSAGQIDGINGVVVHATDTIPGYTGISVSQLVSEHTGLRVSVENDVNCTAIGEHWKGAAKGYDDFICVTIGTGIGGALFMNGKLYTGSNFSAGEFGHINLYKDGKPCTCGNNGCYERYASSAALAELVAESTGSEMSLPHFFQLVKEGDAQCVKVFESWVDDLTTGLQSLVHIFNPELIVIGGGITGQGDFLLDAIQSSLYDKLMPNHRKQLSIKLAENDNKANLLGAAKHFMDKFE; encoded by the coding sequence ATGATTGTAATTGATATTGGTGGAACAGCAATTAAGTTTGGTGTGCTTACGAAAGATGGAGAGCTTCTATATCATGACAGTATGCCTACAGAGGCACATCAAGGTGGTATGGCGCTAGTTAAAAAAATTATTGATATTTGTGATAAACTCATGAAAAGCTGGGTGGTCTCCGGGGTGGCTATTAGTTCTGCAGGTCAGATCGATGGTATAAACGGTGTGGTTGTTCATGCAACAGATACAATCCCAGGGTATACGGGTATTTCAGTTTCCCAGCTAGTGTCAGAACATACGGGCCTGAGAGTAAGTGTCGAGAATGATGTGAATTGTACTGCAATTGGAGAGCATTGGAAGGGGGCAGCTAAAGGCTATGATGACTTTATCTGTGTAACCATTGGCACTGGTATTGGGGGCGCTCTATTTATGAATGGAAAGCTTTATACCGGTTCTAATTTTTCAGCAGGTGAATTTGGACATATAAATTTGTATAAGGATGGCAAGCCATGTACGTGTGGTAATAATGGCTGCTATGAGCGATACGCTTCTAGTGCGGCATTAGCTGAATTAGTTGCCGAATCTACAGGTAGTGAGATGTCGCTTCCACATTTCTTTCAATTGGTCAAAGAAGGGGATGCACAATGTGTAAAAGTCTTTGAAAGCTGGGTAGATGATCTGACTACTGGTCTTCAGTCACTTGTTCATATTTTTAACCCAGAATTAATCGTCATTGGTGGAGGCATTACAGGGCAGGGTGATTTCCTTTTGGATGCTATCCAGTCATCTTTGTATGATAAATTAATGCCTAACCATCGAAAACAGCTTTCCATAAAACTAGCAGAGAATGATAATAAAGCTAATCTCTTAGGAGCAGCAAAGCATTTTATGGATAAATTTGAATAG
- a CDS encoding N-acetylneuraminate lyase — translation MKGIFTALMCSFDEQGNINEQGLREIVRHNIDQSKVDGLYVNGSTGENFLITTEMKKRIFEIVKDEAGDQVKLIAQIGSLNIDEAVELGKFVTELKYDAISAVTPFYYKFDFEEIKDYYETIINEVNNDMIIYSIPALTGVNMSLDQFGELLAHDRIIGVKFTAPDFYLLERLRHAFPDKLIYSGFDEMLLPASVLNIDGAIGSTFNVNGKRAREIFELAQQGNITEALEIQRTTNDLISAILANGLYQTIKEMLKTKGVDAGYCRKPMKQISAEKVARAKELAEKYM, via the coding sequence ATGAAAGGTATTTTTACAGCACTAATGTGTTCATTTGATGAGCAAGGAAATATTAACGAACAGGGACTTCGGGAAATCGTCCGCCACAACATTGATCAATCAAAGGTTGACGGATTATATGTTAATGGCAGTACGGGAGAAAACTTCCTGATTACTACGGAAATGAAGAAACGTATTTTTGAAATTGTTAAAGATGAAGCTGGAGACCAAGTGAAGCTAATTGCTCAAATAGGTTCACTTAATATTGATGAGGCAGTAGAACTTGGGAAATTTGTTACAGAGTTAAAATATGATGCTATTTCAGCTGTAACTCCTTTCTATTACAAATTTGATTTTGAAGAAATCAAAGATTATTATGAAACAATCATTAACGAAGTAAATAATGACATGATTATTTATTCCATCCCTGCATTAACTGGTGTAAATATGAGCTTAGACCAATTTGGTGAGTTACTAGCACATGATCGGATTATTGGTGTGAAGTTTACTGCACCTGATTTCTATCTATTAGAGCGTTTACGTCATGCATTCCCGGATAAATTAATCTATTCCGGATTTGATGAAATGCTACTTCCTGCAAGTGTATTAAACATTGATGGAGCAATCGGCAGCACATTTAATGTAAACGGAAAGCGAGCCCGTGAAATCTTTGAATTAGCACAACAAGGTAACATCACGGAGGCGTTGGAAATCCAACGTACAACGAATGATCTTATCAGTGCTATTCTGGCAAACGGTCTTTATCAAACAATTAAAGAAATGTTAAAGACTAAAGGTGTCGATGCAGGCTATTGTCGTAAGCCGATGAAGCAGATTTCAGCTGAAAAGGTTGCCCGTGCGAAAGAATTAGCAGAAAAATACATGTAA
- a CDS encoding N-acetylmannosamine-6-phosphate 2-epimerase, whose amino-acid sequence MEILEKVKNQLIVSCQALEDEPLHSDFIMSKMALAAKLGGAAGIRANTVKDIKAIKQEVDLPIIAIIKKDYPNNEVFITPTIEEIDELHQEGADIIAFDGTDRERPDGKDFKEFFTEVREKYPNQLFMADVSTLKEGVMAAEAGVDIVAATLAGYTPYSKGTKPVELVRQLVEHVDVPVIAEGNFDTPEKAKMALEVGAHAVVVGSAITRPKCITEKFVQAIKGRDE is encoded by the coding sequence ATGGAAATACTGGAAAAAGTAAAAAATCAACTAATTGTTTCGTGTCAGGCATTGGAAGATGAACCACTGCATAGCGATTTTATTATGAGCAAGATGGCATTAGCAGCGAAGCTTGGCGGAGCTGCTGGTATTCGTGCCAACACGGTAAAAGATATTAAGGCGATTAAACAAGAGGTAGATCTTCCTATCATCGCAATCATTAAAAAGGATTATCCGAATAATGAAGTTTTTATTACACCGACGATTGAAGAGATAGATGAACTTCATCAAGAAGGTGCAGACATTATTGCTTTTGATGGGACAGATAGAGAGCGCCCGGATGGTAAAGATTTTAAGGAATTCTTTACAGAGGTTCGTGAAAAGTATCCAAATCAGTTGTTTATGGCTGATGTGTCTACATTAAAAGAAGGTGTAATGGCCGCGGAAGCAGGAGTCGATATTGTTGCAGCGACTTTAGCAGGCTATACACCTTATTCTAAGGGAACAAAGCCTGTTGAGTTAGTTCGGCAGCTTGTGGAGCATGTAGATGTTCCAGTTATCGCTGAAGGGAATTTTGACACACCTGAAAAGGCAAAAATGGCTTTAGAGGTCGGTGCACATGCAGTTGTAGTGGGAAGTGCCATTACTCGGCCTAAATGTATAACTGAAAAATTTGTCCAAGCAATTAAAGGAAGGGATGAGTAA
- a CDS encoding MurR/RpiR family transcriptional regulator — protein sequence MLNKNAVQGNKRKPTLIMEQNKPGFTKSEHKIYNYINENKDAVIYNSLTELSEASGVAEATVLRFFRKLGFKGFQDFKFLLAQEQIMVPNHDNDRTIVEKIRSHIVQAVNDSAEMVDLDVLNQCVDIIDDSQDVVIIGVGSSGIACEDMHNRLMRIGKHAEVLTDPHFQVMRASTMTADTVVIAVSLSGSTKDVYDTVEIAKMNGAKVIALTNYVKSPLTRLSDYVLLSSVKESPLDNGTLVSKISQLYLIDLICTGLTMKNMDRAKQIKMKISENAANKLY from the coding sequence ATGTTAAATAAGAATGCTGTTCAGGGGAATAAACGAAAGCCAACATTAATCATGGAGCAGAACAAACCGGGTTTTACGAAATCAGAGCATAAAATATACAACTATATTAATGAAAATAAAGATGCGGTAATTTATAATTCTTTGACAGAACTATCCGAAGCAAGCGGTGTTGCGGAAGCCACTGTACTGCGTTTTTTTCGAAAACTTGGTTTTAAAGGCTTCCAGGATTTTAAATTTTTATTAGCCCAGGAACAAATAATGGTACCAAATCATGATAATGATCGGACCATCGTGGAGAAAATCCGCAGTCACATTGTTCAGGCTGTCAACGATTCTGCTGAAATGGTCGATCTGGACGTATTAAATCAATGTGTGGATATCATCGATGACAGTCAAGATGTAGTTATCATTGGTGTTGGATCTTCTGGTATAGCATGTGAGGATATGCATAATCGGTTGATGCGTATAGGTAAACATGCGGAAGTTCTGACCGATCCGCATTTTCAAGTAATGAGGGCATCGACCATGACGGCTGATACGGTGGTTATTGCGGTAAGCCTTTCAGGAAGTACGAAAGACGTGTACGATACGGTGGAAATTGCCAAAATGAACGGAGCAAAGGTGATAGCGTTAACAAACTACGTAAAATCACCGCTCACTCGCTTGTCTGATTATGTACTTTTATCCTCTGTGAAGGAAAGTCCGTTGGATAATGGTACATTGGTATCGAAAATTTCTCAGCTATACTTAATTGATTTGATTTGTACAGGGTTAACCATGAAAAATATGGATAGGGCAAAACAAATTAAAATGAAGATCAGTGAAAATGCTGCAAATAAATTATATTAA
- a CDS encoding TRAP transporter large permease produces the protein MSAVAILIGWLVLLFLGMPVGFTLIIAALVYFATNDWNMAYFSAAKLIDSIDTFSLLAVPFFILTGSLMNSSGITERIFNFAKSFVGHFTGGLGHVNIMASLLFSGMSGSALADAGGIGQLEIKSMRDEKYDDDYAGGLTAASAIIGPIIPPSIPLIIYGVVSDQSIASLFLAGVIPGLIMTASLMVMAYFLAKKRGYQKAEKASGKERFNYFKKSFWALLTPVIIIGGIFSGFFTPTEAAVIATLYAMFLGFFVYKELTLKKFFINVVDSMRLTGIAVLMIIGVEFFGQMIAIEQIPIQVADFFLNVTSNPILLLLLINVLLIFLGMFIESLALLILLIPILVPVVVSAGIDPVHFGIIVILNLMIGILTPPMGMALFVVSKVGNIPMHVITRGVIPFLIPLAVTLLLLTLFPQLVLFLPNLLNP, from the coding sequence ATGAGTGCAGTTGCAATTCTTATTGGTTGGCTCGTACTACTATTTCTTGGAATGCCGGTTGGATTCACGCTAATTATTGCTGCGCTCGTTTATTTCGCTACCAATGATTGGAACATGGCGTATTTCTCTGCTGCTAAGTTAATTGACAGTATTGATACGTTCTCTTTATTGGCAGTTCCTTTCTTTATTTTAACTGGTTCGTTAATGAATTCATCAGGAATTACAGAGCGTATTTTTAACTTTGCAAAGTCATTTGTCGGTCATTTTACTGGCGGATTAGGTCATGTAAATATCATGGCAAGTCTTCTTTTCTCCGGTATGTCCGGTTCCGCATTAGCAGATGCTGGTGGTATCGGTCAGTTGGAAATTAAGTCCATGCGTGATGAGAAGTATGATGATGATTATGCTGGAGGATTAACAGCTGCTTCAGCAATTATTGGACCAATTATTCCTCCAAGTATCCCGTTAATTATTTATGGTGTAGTGTCAGACCAATCCATTGCTTCTTTATTTTTAGCAGGGGTCATTCCTGGTTTAATTATGACAGCGAGCTTGATGGTTATGGCTTACTTTCTGGCAAAGAAACGTGGTTATCAAAAGGCAGAGAAAGCATCAGGAAAAGAACGATTTAATTATTTTAAGAAATCTTTTTGGGCATTACTGACACCAGTAATTATTATAGGCGGAATTTTCTCCGGCTTCTTTACACCAACAGAAGCGGCAGTAATTGCTACACTGTATGCGATGTTCCTAGGGTTCTTTGTATACAAGGAACTAACATTAAAGAAATTTTTTATCAATGTCGTAGACTCTATGCGTTTAACCGGAATTGCAGTATTAATGATTATTGGTGTGGAGTTCTTTGGCCAAATGATTGCTATTGAGCAAATTCCAATTCAAGTTGCTGATTTCTTCTTGAATGTAACATCTAATCCAATCTTGCTATTATTGCTCATTAACGTACTGCTGATATTCCTTGGTATGTTTATTGAATCCTTAGCATTATTGATCTTATTAATTCCTATTTTGGTTCCGGTTGTGGTAAGCGCAGGAATAGATCCGGTACACTTTGGAATTATTGTCATTTTAAACTTAATGATAGGTATTTTAACACCACCAATGGGTATGGCCTTGTTTGTGGTATCCAAGGTAGGGAACATTCCAATGCATGTCATTACAAGAGGAGTTATACCGTTCTTAATTCCACTTGCAGTAACCTTGCTATTACTTACACTGTTCCCGCAGCTTGTACTGTTTTTACCAAACTTACTGAATCCATAA
- a CDS encoding TRAP transporter small permease, which yields MKKLFANLEEIIGGSLFIIMLMILTLQIFSRQIFDIPLTWSEALAKFIFVYVGYLSISFGIKESNHVLIDYFVNKFPPVIRNAIYYIFQLAIFVAIAVIGYLGYIMALRKVPVEIVSLHISYMYMYAALPIISILMLYRLIEVNVKHIKKKGEVE from the coding sequence ATGAAAAAGCTTTTTGCTAACCTGGAAGAAATTATTGGAGGGTCATTATTCATCATTATGTTGATGATATTGACCCTGCAGATTTTTTCCCGGCAAATATTTGATATACCATTAACATGGTCGGAAGCATTGGCGAAATTTATTTTTGTGTATGTTGGTTATCTGTCTATCTCATTTGGGATCAAAGAAAGCAACCATGTACTCATTGATTATTTTGTCAATAAGTTTCCCCCTGTTATTCGAAATGCGATCTATTATATCTTCCAATTGGCAATCTTTGTGGCAATTGCCGTGATTGGTTATTTGGGATATATTATGGCATTGCGTAAGGTGCCTGTAGAAATCGTTTCCTTGCATATTTCCTATATGTATATGTATGCGGCTTTACCTATCATCTCAATTCTTATGCTTTATAGATTGATAGAAGTAAACGTAAAACACATCAAGAAGAAAGGGGAGGTGGAGTAA
- a CDS encoding sialic acid TRAP transporter substrate-binding protein SiaP, whose protein sequence is MKKSLLYLGILLLALVGLAACSDDSGEGSAEGGDSKESYELKFGMVAGNQQVEYKAAEKLAEYVDKESDGQLSIKIYPSSQLGDDRAMLEQLQEGTLDVTLAEAGRFGIWEPRASLLALPYVVDDFEQLKAAINNTDYGKNLLKDLEEKHNWKVVASAYNGTRQTTSNRAIEKLEDMKGLKLRVPEAETLLDYAKYTGASATPMAFTEVYTALQTNAVDGQENPLTTIDAQKFYEVQDYLAMTNHVVNDNEYVVSTKTLEKLPEDLQGILIDGINMAADEHTKMVKKQEEELVSKFEDEGVTVTEPDLAPFKEAVSEAYPSYLKEIGDGAEDYLKQIQEAK, encoded by the coding sequence ATGAAGAAAAGTTTACTTTACTTAGGAATTCTACTTCTAGCATTAGTAGGTTTAGCGGCCTGCTCTGATGATAGTGGAGAAGGATCAGCAGAGGGAGGAGACTCCAAAGAAAGCTATGAATTGAAATTTGGTATGGTTGCTGGTAATCAGCAAGTAGAATATAAAGCTGCTGAAAAATTAGCTGAATATGTTGATAAAGAAAGTGACGGACAATTGTCAATTAAAATCTACCCAAGTTCTCAGTTGGGTGATGACCGTGCAATGCTTGAACAACTTCAAGAAGGTACATTGGATGTGACATTGGCAGAAGCTGGACGTTTTGGAATTTGGGAACCGCGTGCATCTCTATTGGCACTTCCATACGTAGTAGATGATTTCGAACAATTGAAAGCAGCAATTAACAATACAGATTACGGCAAGAACTTATTAAAGGATTTAGAAGAAAAGCATAACTGGAAGGTTGTTGCGAGTGCATATAATGGTACACGTCAAACTACTTCCAATCGTGCAATTGAAAAGCTTGAGGACATGAAAGGTTTAAAATTACGTGTACCTGAAGCAGAAACATTGTTAGACTATGCAAAGTATACTGGCGCATCTGCGACTCCAATGGCATTTACAGAAGTATACACAGCTTTACAAACAAATGCAGTAGATGGACAGGAAAATCCATTGACTACAATCGATGCACAGAAGTTCTATGAAGTACAGGATTACCTTGCAATGACAAATCATGTTGTAAATGATAACGAGTATGTTGTGAGTACAAAAACACTTGAAAAATTACCAGAAGATTTACAAGGAATCTTAATCGACGGAATTAACATGGCAGCAGATGAGCATACAAAGATGGTTAAAAAGCAAGAAGAAGAGCTTGTTTCCAAGTTTGAGGACGAAGGTGTAACCGTTACCGAACCGGATCTAGCGCCATTTAAAGAAGCAGTATCTGAAGCATACCCGAGTTACTTGAAAGAAATCGGCGACGGAGCTGAAGATTATCTAAAACAAATTCAGGAAGCAAAATAA